A region from the Mycobacterium heidelbergense genome encodes:
- a CDS encoding cytochrome P450 produces the protein MQAATCPFGPGFDFTSPDLLQRGLPVDEFAQLRKTAPVWWNAQPPGTAGFTDGGFWVISKHEHIKAISRDNDTWSTNRNGVVVRFHDGMTPEQLELTKALLINHDPPAHTRLRTLVSRLFTPRAVAGLEAKLDAAARRIVAEAAQKESGNFVQDVAVGLPLLAIADLIGVPEADREQLFDWTNAIMNLDDPDYPQDPAEANAEILGYAYRMAEQRRRCPADDIVTRLVHADIDGQALDETEFGFFVILLAVAGNETTRNALTHGMNAFLDHPEQWELFKRERPATTADEIVRWATPVHCFQRTALCDTHVGDVAIEAGQRVGLFYSSANYDEDVFDDPFTFNITRDPNPHLGFGGSGAHYCIGANLARMEINLMFNAIADIIPDITKTGEPQRLRHGWINGVKALPVRYGAQPSSAGAP, from the coding sequence ATGCAAGCCGCCACGTGTCCGTTTGGCCCGGGTTTTGATTTCACCAGTCCGGATTTGCTGCAGCGGGGCCTGCCGGTGGATGAGTTCGCGCAGTTACGCAAGACGGCGCCGGTGTGGTGGAACGCGCAGCCACCCGGAACGGCGGGGTTCACCGACGGCGGGTTTTGGGTGATCAGCAAGCACGAGCACATCAAGGCGATCTCGCGGGACAACGACACGTGGTCGACCAATCGCAACGGGGTGGTGGTGCGGTTTCACGACGGCATGACCCCCGAGCAGCTGGAGTTGACCAAGGCGCTGCTGATTAACCATGATCCGCCGGCGCACACCCGGTTGCGCACGCTGGTGTCGCGGTTGTTCACCCCGCGCGCGGTGGCCGGGCTAGAGGCCAAACTCGATGCGGCGGCCCGGCGCATCGTGGCCGAGGCCGCGCAGAAAGAGTCCGGGAACTTCGTGCAGGACGTCGCGGTGGGTCTGCCGTTGCTGGCGATCGCGGATTTGATCGGGGTTCCCGAGGCCGACCGCGAGCAGCTGTTCGACTGGACCAACGCGATCATGAACCTCGACGACCCGGACTATCCGCAGGATCCCGCGGAGGCCAACGCCGAGATCCTGGGGTATGCCTACCGGATGGCCGAGCAGCGGCGGCGCTGTCCGGCCGACGACATCGTCACCCGGCTGGTGCACGCCGACATCGACGGTCAGGCGCTGGACGAGACCGAGTTCGGGTTCTTCGTCATCTTGTTGGCGGTGGCCGGCAACGAAACCACCCGCAACGCCCTCACACACGGCATGAACGCGTTCCTGGACCACCCCGAGCAGTGGGAGCTGTTCAAGCGGGAGCGCCCGGCCACCACCGCCGATGAGATCGTGCGATGGGCCACCCCGGTGCACTGCTTTCAACGAACGGCGCTGTGTGACACCCACGTCGGGGACGTGGCGATCGAGGCGGGCCAACGGGTGGGGTTGTTCTACAGCTCCGCCAACTACGACGAGGACGTGTTCGACGACCCGTTCACGTTCAACATCACGCGTGATCCCAACCCGCACTTGGGTTTCGGCGGCAGCGGGGCGCACTACTGCATCGGCGCCAACCTCGCGCGCATGGAGATCAATCTGATGTTCAACGCGATCGCCGACATCATCCCCGACATCACCAAAACCGGTGAGCCGCAACGCCTGCGGCACGGATGGATCAACGGCGTCAAAGCCCTACCGGTGCGCTACGGCGCACAACCGAGCTCGGCCGGCGCGCCCTAA